CCCCGACGCCACTGAGATGTTGGTCCATGCTCATGTTAGTTTTAGTGGTGGGAACGTCCCTCGGACCACGAAACAttatctgtaaaacaaaatctaaCCGTTCATCTCAAAGCAGACggtccactgtgttttctctttttatgtgtttaatagTGCATTAAATATACTTGAAAACATACTGACTGTGTTTATATGTACTTCAGTTACTTGGTTAGTTGTTTTCTACAGCAGCTGATGAACAGAGACCTGGTCACTGTAATGGGCGTAGGTTAACAGAGAAACGAGAACTCCTGGTTTTTAAAATGAGTCGTACTGAAagtgaaaccaacacaaagtgactGAGTGAGTCAGTTTCCGCTGACTCGTTGTTCAATTCAGGAGATGGAGTTCTCTTTTCAGAATGCTGTTAAAATCTGAGCCACACTTCCAAACACAAGTCAGATTGAGTGATTCCTGATCCACTGCATGTCTCACTGATCACCTGCATCACCTGATGTCTATATAAAGATCATGAAAATGTGTCTATTAGTCCTCAGTTCTCACATGATCACCTCTGAAGTCTGAGTTTGACTTTTCCCGTTTGTCCCTCAGATACAAGAAGAACCTGAAAACTCTGTACGTCGTTCATCCTACAAACTTCATCAGAATCGTCTGGAACATTTTCAAACCTCTGATCAGGTAAAAACACTAATTGGACTCGACAGGTAGGACTCAGACTGGCCTCAATCACAGGTGAAATCATCTCTCgttgtttttcttctggttCTCTTCAGTCACAAGTTTGGGAAGAAGCTGACGTATGTGAACTACCTGGCTGAGCTCAGAGATCACCTGAACTACGAGCAGCTCATCATCCCTCCTGATGTTCTCAGGTACGTGACTGTTAGATAAAAGTAACGGCACTGAATCAAACATGTAGCTCAAGTGGGGTTTGTCGCTAAAACAAGAAATACATAATGACAAATGATGAAAATCAGCAGGAGCTGCTCCATTCTCCAAACATCCAGGAGACGTAAATGTTTATTGGGAGAGTTTAACACGTGTTTGGATAAACTACGGGTTGGACTCGCCTAACGACCCATTTTAGGGGATAAGAGGGGTCAGCAGAGGTTTGACTATCACATCCTTCACACCCTTAGTTTCATCTAACGAGTCTATTCAGGAGGGGTGGAGTGAACCAACCTGCAGCATTAATTAGTGTCTCTGACCAActgtcttcagactgaagaagctacttgatgagcagtgaaacgtttcgacctGACAAAGAGGAAGTCCACTTGTcgtgactcaacttccagatctTGTGATGAGCTGAGAGAAGCGGCTGCTGTGAATTGATGATTTGTACTGTGAGAACTGATGGTTCTGTTAGTTTGTAGGTCAGTAGGTTTGGTTAAGAACTATTTTAGAGTGTAGTCACCATGATGAAGGGTCCTGTAGCAGCTAGTGGTCCTGGTCAGAGTTCATGTTAACAGAGTTAAATTAATATGAATTATGTGGCTCTTTGTTTCCTGACGCTCCACTTATcacaataaagataaaagataaaaatgacgATGATCCTACTCATGGTTTAAGTGTTAAAGAAGCTGGATGGACAGAATTCTCCTTCCAGAACATGTTCTAAGCTGATTCTGATCCCTGTCCGGTCTGTTTTAGTAGCAGACTCATTAACATGTGGTCCACTCTGATCTGTTCTGTTATTAGAAACTAACTTCATCTTCTGATGCTGTGATGATGCAGTTTGTGTCTCATCAATTCTCTCAGTACTGTTGGTgaagtctgctctgtgtggagTGAACGTCcagagaaataaatgaggaacatgttggtctcagttctgcagtagtttgtctgatcactgCTGATAGAAGGTTCTAACAGAGACGGgtcatcactgctgctctggttcaTGTTGTTCTCATATTTGACTGTGTCGGCTGATGTGAGCACATCTCAATGACCACAGACATGATCCCTACGCTCCCCGGTGTAGCGATACTGCAGTTTTTTACCTAAGCAGCTCTTTTAAGGACTAAGATGctttgtgaatcatttttatcttttatagGATTTAGTCTGAAATTTAAGGGGAAATTCTTGAAAATTGGCATTGGTACATCTTAATAGTGTTTTAGAATTTTATCACTAGGAGAAACTTTAAGTTTCAGGAAGCTTTGTGAAAATAGACTCTGAAGAACTTAAAGAAAGTAAGATGTACCAATGTTTACTgctaatgtgtaaatatatgttcaattaatatttgatatattttctatgtagcttagtgtatatagtgtacaCTCCAAAAATCCATAAAACTGATCTTGAGTTTTCGTCAAAGTGGCTTAAAAAGTCTTAAACTTCACTCGGTGAGACCTGCAGAAACTCtgtttacagtggcaagaaaaactttgtgaaccttttggaatttcatggttttctgcattcaatcagtgtgatgatattggatgtgttgctgaaagctgtcctgccctttaaaaacacacacacctgttctgggtttactggtttcaagaagcactgcctgcaatgtgtaactaagtcactttccATTCAagttctacagtgtgttttgttgttgttattgtctatactgtgtgttattgttgtactgtgttttgtgtattgtcgTGTAGATTTTGTTACttactgtttaaatgtaatgtttgctgCAACACTAAAATCAATAAAgaatctatctgtctatctatgtgaaccatgcctcacagaaaagagctctcagaagactacgatcaagaattgttgacttgcatgaagctggaaagggttaaaaaagtatctccaaaagccttgatgttcatgtgtccacagtaagacagactgtctacaaatggagaaagttcagcactgttacTACTCTCCCTAGAcatggtcgtcctgtaaagatgactgcaagagcacagcgcagaatgctgaatgaggtaaagaagaatcctagagtgtcgGCAAACAAGAATGAAGatggacggattgttgtcattgatggaaaaatgaattccagagtttatcaagacattttgcaggaaaacgtaagaccatctgtccccaactgaagctccacagaggatgggtgatgcaacaggacaatgatccaaagcatacaagtaattcaacagaagaatagcttcaacagaacaaaatacgccttctggagtggcccagtcagagtcctgacctcaacctgattgaaatgctgtggggcgtgaccttaagagagccattcacaccagacatcccaaaaatattactacactgaaacagttttgtgaagaggagtggtccaaaatgactccagatcgttgtgcaggtctgatctgcaactacaggaaacatttggttgaggttattgctgccaaagaagggtcaaccagttattaaggccaaaggttcacatactttttccaccctgcactgtgaatatttacatgttcaataaaaacatgaaaacatatgtttgtgtactattattttcagcagactgtgtttttctattgttttgagttagatgaagatcagagcacattttatgaccaattcatgcagaaaaccatgaaattccaaaaggttcaaaaagtttttcttgtcactgtatgttCAGTGACATCTGTTGGTTCTAGACACAGTTTGAGGTGGGTTTTTTGCAGAATATCACAGAGATGATGCAGTGAAAACTTGAAGAccttaaacatgtttttattgcaggAATAAAGTGCAGGTCTAAGTCAATTTCCGTCAGAAACGAagcatttattttgctttttaagcataaaaacaacttttaacgTTGATCTCCTCATTAACTTGACATATTGAGTCGTTTTCTGTTGCCTGTCTGCTCCACATCTCACTGACATCACTCAGAAATCATTTTATTCTTAGAGCAGATTTCAGGCTCCGAACTTACCTGAAGACACTGATCATCGTTCGACCAATCGGAGCAGAGTTTACCTTGTAACCATGGTAATAAATCCACAGGGTCTTAACGGGCTTCACTCACCCTGCAGTGTTGGAGATGACTATAATCAGTGGACTTGggtattttctgtgttttctctcagaCATGATGAAAAGTTACGAGCGGCCCAGAAGGGTGGACCCCCTCCCTCGGTGAAAACCCCCCCTCCTCGACCCCCCCTGCCCTCCCAGCAGTTTGGTGTCAGTCTGCAGTAGTGAGTCTGTTTCTGAACACATTCTTCATAAATTCACATCGTTAGAGAGTTTGTTCATCAAGCTGCTTGTTTCCTGATCAACAGCATCAGAGAGAGGAACAGGGAGGCGATCATCCCACCTGTGCTCCGTCAGACCGTCTCCTACCTGAAGCAGAAAGGTGAGCTGCATTCAGGGACTATAAAGAGTGtagttcatctgtgttttgaagCCCATCTAATAAAACctgcagccaaaacaaaacCTAAGGAACAGACTGAACTGTGGTTCAAAAATCATCAGACATTTATAACAGGACAGTTTCGTACCTGCTGGGAGACACCGTCCCTGTGCACTCAGTTCACTTCCTTCAATAGATCTGAAGAAGTGTTGAAGATTCTTagatgtttgtttcatttttcttcttgtgtctgTCCAAATTATTTCATATGTCTTAAATAGTTGGCTAAAAACCTGACCTTGACCATTGTACATTCATATACGCAAAAAACACCAGTGAGATTTAATCTCttaatttgaattaaatgtttcagGACACGTCTGTTGGTTATAACATGttggttttctacatttctCTGACCTTCAGTACAGCTACAGGTTGTTTGTGTGgatgatttattattttgtattcagATCCAGAAAGTAGCATCACACTGGTCCCCCCCAGTAAAAACCCAGTGGGATCCTTCCTCTGCTGGATCTCACGCTGACTGGTCTTTGACagatttctttctctgtcaggtctgaggactgaggggatCTTCAGGCGTTCAGCTCGAGTTCAGCTCATCAAGGACGTTCAGAAACTCTATAACCTGGGTGAGCAGCCCCCCACACCCCCATTTATCTAAGGAACAGGAAGTGAGGATCAATAAGGGCGTGTGCCGCAGATCAGATAACATCAGTCGACTTCATTACAGTTCAGTCTCTCAGCGAAGACACAGGACACAGACTGGACGGCTTCTTACAAACAGCTCGAGATGAAGGAGCCAAATGAAACTTTAGCTGGTTCAGTTCTTGTTTCAGAGCTTGTTAGTAGCACAGCACAGTTATGTATGtggttcacaaagtttttcttgccactgtaaatactgaTGCACTTAAACTTCAAACGATTAActtgtgattttaaatgatcGGACTGAAAGCTGGAGACGAGTCATCACATCTCCTGCATCACTTAAAGAAAAGACAGACGTGTCTTTGTTCTGCAGATTTGTGTTAATTATTgcgttaataataataataaagattagaCTCTACTCTTCAGGGAAGCCTGTGAACTTTGAGCAGTACGACGACGTTCACGTTCCGGCTGTGATCCTGAAGACGTTTCTCAGAGAGCTGCCGGAACCTCTGCTCACCTTCAGAGTCTACAACCAGGTCCAGGAGCTGCTCAGTGAGTAGTcgtagattttatttttacaattgtCTCAGTTTTTATCAAAATGTCCTCCAGCGTTGCCTTAATTTAactttcctgtgtgtgttgtggtctTAGTGTCTGaggaggttttgtttttcactgtggaCTAATGTGAATCCCTTCGTTCTGTGTTAGATGTGGAGAGCAGCCTGCGCGCGACGAGATGTAAACAGATCGTTGAAAGTCTTCCTGAGCATAATTTCATCGTGGCCAAATACCTGCTGTGTTTCCTCCACATGGTGAGAAACGTTCAGATGTtattgttgacaaaaacagagttTGAGGCAGCAGCAGTCCTGATAAAAGATGTTTAGTCAGAGTGAAGAGCAGATAATTACAACAGAGACGGACAATTTAACGAAACACAGACTCGGTCATCAGCATCGGCCTAAACACACATCTCCATGGAAACCATGTTTACTGTACACAGGTGTGGctgtaggtgtgtgtctgtggatcaAATGATTAACAACAGTCTGGATGAATTATAATATTAATCAAACTTTGTCAGTAACACAAGTAAAATAGGATCCTGCAGCAGTGAAGCGCCACCTAGTGGAGATGCTCTAAAAACTTGATTTTAGACTGAGATAATCTAGGATCTCATGAATGTTTCAGTCCAGATTTGTTTCACATGTTCAGTTTGATTCAAGCAGAGAAAAACGTCTagaactaaatattttaaaggtTTGAAATTTGAGaaaggaaaatggaaataaaataagttaaaaactTGTTGGgaactgtttgtttacttcatGTTGTTGATGATTAACTGATGGAGCCGTGTGATTGGTCGCCGTCAGGTGTCCCAGGAGAGCATCGTCAACAAGATGAGTCCGTCCAACCTGTCCTGTGTTTTCGGGGTGAACCTGGTTTGGCCTCGTCACGGTTCGATCTCTCTCGGCGCTCTGACTCCCATCAACATCTTCACGGAGATCCTCATCGAACACTTTGACACCGTGTTCGGCTCCCGCTGCCCACCTGGACAGGTAACGCCCTGAACCCACAGACAACATAGCATCACACCTGGACCCGGTTacttcatttttcactttttggtTCACTGGCCCGTCCAACACCCACAGTAAAATATCTGGTGGTGATTCTGACTTTTTAAAGCTCCACCAGTCAGATGGTTCTGAAACTGAGGACGAACCTTAGCAGCAAAGGCCCAATTCTGGACATTTGATTTTTTCTGAGGTACCAATCCGAACAGACTGAAACAAGAGACATTAGGAAAGATTTTTATATCTGCTGTAGCCTTTAACTCTGATTTACTGGATTCACTAAATTTAGCATCCAGCTAATGAAGAATCTTGAATTGTTACATGAACCAAAAACTGTCACATCCGGtcgtttgtgttttatattttgtgtgattttctttgtgtgatgTGTCACATGCACCAGAGATGACTCGGTGCTCTGGACCAGTCAGGCAGACATGAAGGGTTCTTTAAATAATCAGTGTTGTAAAATTGGTAAAACTTACttttataaaaaattaaactgcACGAACTCAGCAGCCTGTTGGTCTGTTAATGTTGCAGATACAGATTTAATGTAAAGAAGAGTCACTTAGTTACAGCTCAGAATATTTCTCTTCTCTGATTTGTtaagctgaacagccaatcagtCGTCTACTGGGACTATTTCCTGAAGCAGCTTCATATTGGTGTCggtttgaatgtgttttatgtgtttgaagaggtaaaaaacagctgaaatgcGTAGCTGTCGTATGTTGTAACCACTCCAATGTATTTTATGACCCACACGTCGGAACCATCAACTAATGGAGACACTTACTAATAACGTATTTAGAGACATGAATATTTGGGATTATCTGAAAGTAGCGCCACTAACATCACTCTTCACACTCTCACTGCTGattttacagtggcaagaaaagtttgtgaaccttttggaatttcatggttttctgcatcataaaatgtgctctgatcttcatctaagtcaaaacaatacaaaaaataatagtacacaaacatatgtttccatgtttttattgaacataacatgtaaacattcacagtgcagggtggaaaaagtatgtgaacctggagtccaatcagtgtgatgatattggatgtgttgctaaaagctgtcctgccctttaaaaacacacaccagttctgggtttactggtttcaagaagcactgcctgattcaattcaattcaattcaattttatttgtagagcgctttttacaattgacattgtcacaaagcagctttacacaaccaaagaacagtacatgaacagtgaatgtgtatgaatcatgaaatgagattgtccctgatgagcaagccgagggcgacggtggcaagaaaaactccctgagaaggcaacaggaagaaaccttgagaggaaccagactcaacagggaacccatcctcatatgggtgattacatgctgtgtaggcagcaggcagtccagtataacagttaatgtctttaagttaatgtggagtccacgctgatggtttaacaatgtgtaactaagtcactttccGTTGAagttctacagtgtgttttgttgttgttattgtctatactgtgtgttattgttgtactgtgttttgtgtattgtcgTGTAGATTTTGTTACttactgtttaaatgtaatgtttgctgCAACACTAAAATCAATAAAgaatctatctgtctatctatgtgaaccatgcctcacagaaaagagctctcagaagactacgatcaagaattgttgacttgcatgaagctggaaagggttaaaaaagtatctccaaaagccttgatgttcatgtgtccacagtaagacagactgtctacaaatggagaaagttcagcactgttacTACTCTCCCTAGAcatggtcgtcctgtaaagatgactgcaagagcacagcgcagaatgctgaatgaggtaaagaagaatcctagagtgtcgGCAAACAAGAATGAAGatggacggattgttgtcattgatggaaaaatgaattccagagtttatcaagacattttgcaggaaaacgtaggaccatctgtccccaactgaagctccacagaggatgggtgatgcaacaggacaatgatccaaagcatacaagtaattcaacagaagaatagcttcaacagaacaaaatacatcttctggagtggcccagtcagagtcctgacctcaacctgattgaaatgctgtggggcgtgaccttaagagagccattcacaccagacatcccaaaaatattactacactgaaacagttttgtgaagaggagtggtccaaaatgactccagatcgttgtgcaggtctgatctgcaactacaggaaacatttggttgaggttattgctgccaaagaagggtcaaccagttattaaggccaaaggttcacatactttttccaccctgcactgtgaatatttacatgttatgttcaataaaaacatgaaaacatatgtttgtgtactattattttcagcagactgtgtttttctattgttttgagttagatgaagatcagagcacattttatgaccaattcatgcagaaaaccatgaaattccaaaaggttcacaaagtttttctcCACTGTAGCTCTGACTCTGGAAACAGACACTGGACTCAGATCTTTTATTCTTGAACTTTGTTTATTAATGACTCCATTTTTCGTAAGAACTTGGTACAAAAAAGTGAGACTACTCTTTAACCATTTACCACCGTTCATCAATCGATCAGCTTTTAATGCatcataaagaagaaaaaactacaTTGGCATATTTAAGACAAACACTTTCCTATACACACTATCCACTGGACAGTCCCCTTattaatgacaaagaaaaacttcTACTTCAACAGCCaacagacatttttcatttccatctaAATCTCATGTCGTCGTCGCCTCCTTATGGCAAAATAATACATCGAACAAGCTAGAAGTCAGAATGCAGAACTGGCAAACAATAGAAAACCCCAGTGTTCTGGTTTCTTCATTTTTTGCTCCTTGataaaagaatataaaaatgttctaacttttttcttctttgttcaaatgttgtGTCGTGTATTAAAATAGATCTGTTTAAGCACTGCACAGTTTCTCCCGGAGAAGAGTTCTAGAAATGGATGAAGAGGTTTGGGCACGAGGGACGAGTGgagggttttgtttgttttttcatctctaGGGGCAGGTGAGGTTTGAAGGGTGGAGGACCGACGCGACGACGGAGCGCTGATATGGTTCCATCGGTTTTCCTCGGAGCAGCGCGGCAGCTGAGGCCTCGATATGCGTCACACGGTACGTTCTGGTTTCAGGTTCAACATCTCACGGATcgttattttatttataaagacaaATCAGGAACGGTGTTAATAATGATACAGAGCCTGGACGTGTGGGGGGGGATGATTTAACTTagataattaatatttaattaactaaaTCCTGCTGTCTGTGGCTTTTCTCTATTTCATCTGATTGGGAACATGAAGACTTTCTGTTGGTCTGagctttttatttaacagtaattaataattaacgTGTCTCAAAAACGGCTTAAAATGTAGTGAAACGAGGAATCTTTACTTTACCGCAATGTAAAAAGTGAGAGTAGCCGAAAACTGAGCCCTGAGTGTGAatgtattttgatttattattacaaGATAATAATAGGACAATTTTACTGTCGCAGCTGGTCACATGGGTGTTAATTTTAACGGCAGATTGTAATAAtcagattaaaaataatttgtaccATTAGCATTTATAGGCTATCAATCATTTAGAAACATTGATCTGTTCTGCATTTATATCTGAAagtaaaatgattattttatgaatttagttttaaaatgtggaaatcTGCTCCGATTAGAACTTGTCTCATAACCAGTTGGTAAATGATGGTGTGAACAGAAGCTGCCTCATATTTATGGTAAATTCTAAAAGTCTAAACGAGTCTGTTTGGTTCCCTCGACACAGATCAGGCTCTGTACGATCCTCAAACGTTGGGCTGTAACTGTGCGTGAGTTTTACAGTCGACGTACTTTTGCATCCAAagaatttttcattttaacgACGACAGGTCAGAGCAGAATGAAATGAGCTTTAACGTTGTTTAACTTTTTTCTcacttcatttattattaactttaCTTTCTGACTGTTTTACAGGTCAGATGTGATTTTTAAGATTCACAGTTGGTCTTGACTATTGGAGTTAGGGTTATTTTTTTTGTGAGCTGATTGCAAACAGAAAATTCTTTGGCTGAAAAGGAGCCGACGTCCTGACCTCAGTCAGCTGATGAACTGTCTGCTTGTGACAGTTTCAtccatttaaaaagaaaatcatttgttCTGACCTGGATATGATTCTTCCTTTTATTCTTTTGATAAAAGACTTTTTCTCCGACTTTTTCCAACCGTGTTCTTGTTTGTGCATTAACAGGTGGCAGAGAGCGGCACCTCGACTGTGTGGTGAGTACAGTAtgacctgaaataaaaaacaaactaaatctaGGTTTGTAACACTTAAACCGAACCTCTCTGGACCAGCAGGAAGACTAGTGAGACAGGTGAACCGAGCAGGAGACGGCGGCTCCGGCCTGCAGGTTCACCGACAGTCAgtgttgttgcagtttgacaGAGTTGTCCCATTTCTGATTTACTGGTGTCTAGAAAATCACACAACAAAGACGAAAACTCTGGATTCAAACGATTTGTACTTGAGGCAGTGTTCATCTGTCAAGTTAACAGGCTCGTCACTGTTAAACGTACATAAAACACGAGTTAAAACAAAAAGcgaaaaatataaaacaggcAGGGAGGAAAAAAGCGCTATAGACATAATTGGTAGATGAGTGATCccagtacaaaaa
The window above is part of the Anabas testudineus chromosome 23, fAnaTes1.2, whole genome shotgun sequence genome. Proteins encoded here:
- the LOC113163421 gene encoding rho GTPase-activating protein 8, yielding MTSTSDLEQLAEIELQKDEEEMVTDGPSAPPSRGLSADVSHPYYDVARHGIIQVSGDDNYGRKLIIFSSCCLPPSHQLNHRRLLEYLKFTLDQYVEMDYILVYFHYGLRSSNKPSLKWLREAYNEFDRKYKKNLKTLYVVHPTNFIRIVWNIFKPLISHKFGKKLTYVNYLAELRDHLNYEQLIIPPDVLRHDEKLRAAQKGGPPPSVKTPPPRPPLPSQQFGVSLQYIRERNREAIIPPVLRQTVSYLKQKGLRTEGIFRRSARVQLIKDVQKLYNLGKPVNFEQYDDVHVPAVILKTFLRELPEPLLTFRVYNQVQELLNVESSLRATRCKQIVESLPEHNFIVAKYLLCFLHMVSQESIVNKMSPSNLSCVFGVNLVWPRHGSISLGALTPINIFTEILIEHFDTVFGSRCPPGQGCGRGARGRGAGGFAPGLGEQGGGDGGGGRHGDLDELVALDQPDESFEAVERRLRVSLLTQESLSQVHALLQTRGAEGSDLMLDRSTSETSSSLNVR